One genomic window of Eleginops maclovinus isolate JMC-PN-2008 ecotype Puerto Natales chromosome 12, JC_Emac_rtc_rv5, whole genome shotgun sequence includes the following:
- the LOC134874103 gene encoding glial cell line-derived neurotrophic factor-like, whose amino-acid sequence MKLWDSLTICLILLSAVHASRLLRSRPQSTSTERKGPAAESPLELRPVHVRLSLTSPAIGGAEADKADRERKLAEGEKNTMEESPSNEFKDMVDLIKVTISRRRRSSSSTVSSSTSSTNSPPSEEDLRSRTRLRRERKKGASQPSGGRRGKGRGGETGRKVKGGNRRGQGCVLKQIHLNVTDLGLGYSSSEEMVFRYCSGPCRKSETNYDKILYNLAHNRRLPPKDTLPQACCRPIAFDDDLSFLDDNLVYHIVRKHSARKCGCV is encoded by the exons ATGAAGTTATGGGATAGCCTGACCATTTGTTTGATACTGCTGAGCGCCGTGCACGCCAGCCGGCTGCTACGGAGCCGACCACAGTCCACTTCCACCGAAAGGAAAGGGCCCGCCGCCGAGAGTCCCTTGGAGCTCCGGCCGGTTCATGTCCGCCTGTCTCTCACTTCCCCGGCAATCGGCGGTGCTGAGGCTGATAAAGCGGACCGGGAAAGAAAGCTGGCTGAAGGAGAAAAAA ACACCATGGAGGAGTCCCCCTCAAATGAGTTTAAGGACATGGTGGATTTAATAAAAGTGACCATCAGTAGAAGACGTCGTTCCTCCTCATCCACTGTGTCCTCTTCTACCTCCTCCACCAACTCTCCCCCCTCCGAAGAAGACCTGAGAAGCAGGACTAGACTCAGGAGGGAAAGGAAGAAGGGGGCAAGCCAGCCGAGTGGAGGTAGAAGAGGAAAAGGTAGAGGAGgggagacaggaaggaaggTAAAAGGAGGGAACAGACGAGGACAGGGctgtgtgcttaaacagatcCACCTCAATGTGACAGACCTTGGGCTGGGTTACAGCTCGAGCGAGGAAATGGTATTCAGGTACTGCTCTGGACCCTGCAGGAAGTCCGAGACCAACTATGACAAAATTCTTTACAACCTCGCTCACAACAGGAGGCTTCCTCCTAAAGACACGCTCCCACAGGCCTGCTGTCGGCCAATAGCGTTTGACGATGACCTCTCGTTCCTGGACGACAACCTGGTGTACCACATCGTGAGGAAGCACTCTGCCAGGAAGTGTGGCTGTGTGTAG